In Spirosoma sp. KUDC1026, the sequence TGCCGTGGTATCTACCACCTGGACCGCCTGCCTGATCTACGGAGCGGCCTATAAAGATAAAATCGATGGCTGGCTACGCGCCGATACTCGTTCGATCGAAGAGGTTAAGGAACGAATTCTGCAATTTAAGGAAGAACCCGACCGACCAGCCAACCTGCTCGATCTGAGCACCATTCTGGCCCTGGGTTTCGGGGGCGGGGCGCTGGCTTACGGGCTGGCATACTGGCTTTCCACCAATTTACAACCCTACAAAGCGTCGCTTGCTACGTACGGTCTCGACCCCTTCACGTCGAACTTCCTCTGGGTGGTTATTCTGTCGACGTCACTGGGTATTGGGCTGTCGTTCACCCGCCTGCGCAAACTCGAAAAACTAGGCACCACCGATCTGGCCACGCTGTTCGTCTACTTCCTGATCATGACCATCGGTATGCGGCTTGACTTGTCCAATCTGGGCGGCAATCCGGGTCTGTTTCTGGTTGCGGTGATCTGGATGCTGATTCACATCCTGGTGATGCTGATTACGGCCCGGATCATCAGGGCGCCGTATTTCTTCGTGGCGGTAGGGAGTCAGGCAAATATTGGTGGGGTCTCGACGGCTCCGGCAGTGGCCTCCATCTTCCACCCCGCCCTCGCTCCCGTTGGCGTCCTGCTGGCGGTATTAAGTCATGTACTGGGCACCTACGGCGGCCTGATCACGGGCTGGCTGATGCGCCTGACGTTCTAATTTACTGGCCCTTTACGGTCTATAACGAAACACCTGCTCGATACAGATCGAATCCACCCTTGCCGCCGGGACGGTTGGATGAGAAAATCAGGAGTTTGTTGGTGTACTCCATATTCCGATGCAGAATAGGGCGGTACTCGTCGTAGCTGGTATTGATAGACGGGCCAAAGTTGACCGGGGCCGACCAGTGGCTGCCATTCCATTTGCTGTAGTACAGATCATACCCCCCGTAACCGCCCGGCCGGTTGGACGTAAAGACGATCGTCTCGTCCTGGATAAACGGGCATTTGGTTTCTCCCGCTGACGCTAGTTCGGGCACCCGCTCGACAGGCACGTCGGTTAACGTAGGGAGATTGGTCTGCAATTCTGTTGGGGCGATAGCGGGTAGCGTAGCCCTATAAATGGCGAACGAACCAGCTCGGTTCGACGTAAAATAGATGGCGCTCCGGTCTTTATCAAACGTAGGATAACCATCATCGGCGGGGGAGTTCAGGAACGGGAGCGGTAGAGGAGCTGCGAAGGGTTTGTTGTTTATCGTCGTACTGCCGGACGTAACCGGTTGATTCGTCGGAACATTCTGGTAGTTATGCGTCAGGTATACATCCAGATTACCCGTCCGGTCAGAGGCAAATAATAGTAGGTATTCGGCGTAATGAGTCGCAAACCCATCCTGACGTAAATCGCGATCGTACGAAAGCAGATATGGGCCTAGTTCATTGTCATTGGAATTGGCTTTATCAGCAGCCCAACTTATGGGCATTTGTTCTTCTACGACATGTAGCCCCCCGTAAGGTTTGTTATCAAGGGTGAACTTTCCACTCTTCCGGCTAAAGCTGTAATTGAGCGTTTCCCGAACCAGATTAAAATCCTTTCGCCCGCCCCGTTTTGACGAGAACACTAGAGGTACTACGTCGCCATACGACGGAGCCGTCGAGTTGTAATCATCATCAACCGAGTTGATGTCACCCAGGTTAACGACTTCCTTAGGAAAGGTACCCTGGTGGTAATCATTCAGGCCAAGAATATCACAACCCAGTAGAGCGGGAATCAGGCAGGCAAGGAAGAAGGTCTTTTTCATGGTGGAGACATGTTTCAAATAACGACCCCAGTTTTGCCGGAGTCGTTGCAATGCAAAAGCCTACCAGAAAAAATCTTTACTGCCGTTACGCGGGTTGCTTCGCCGACGCAATCAGTTTTCACTCGTCTCCCACAAATCCCGCACCTTCGATAGATCGTATGATTCGTCAGAGGAAGGTTTCTGGCGCGTGTCGCCGAGTCAATTGAAGTAAAAATAGCTGCCCGTTACGTCGGCAAACGCGGCATCACTGGTCAGTTGCGCCAGGCCTTTCGAGTAACTCTTCATCAAAAACGCAGCATCGATCTGCTGCCATTCCTGAGCCGAAAAGTCTTGATGCGTAGCGAGGTGGTGTCGGAGGGTTGACATAACGTTTAAATTTTATTCGCCGAAGTAATCGTTATCCATTCGCTTGATCTCATACGTCTGTTGGAGCGTAACCCCCAGATTGTAATCAATCATTAACTGGGCTAACTGTTCGCCGTCAATCAACGCTATCTTCGTCTCGTTACGAGGTACATACTCTAATGCTTCCCGCGAGAAATTGGAAGTGGTAATAAATACGCCTTTCTTGGCTCCTTGTCCAGCCAGCGCACCAACAAACTTATGCAGTTCGGGTCGGCCAACTACATTACCCGGAGCCCACCGTTTTGCCTGTATGTAAATAACATCCAGGCCAAGTTTGTCTTCTTTTATAGTTCCATCAATCCCTTCGTCACCACTTTTACCTGTCACCAAGGCTCGACCAGCATCCTGAATGGAACCTCCGTAACCCATTTTTACCAGTAGCTCAACCACAAGTTTTTCGAAGAAGGCCGGTGGCAATGAGATTACCTTGTTAAGCAGATCCTGTGCCAGCGTTTTTCGGATGCGTTCGTAGGCACTATCAAGTGTTTCTTCCGGTGTTTGCTGAATATTCTCATCGGTCAAAGATGCCGTTAGGTCAACAGCAACCTCTTCCTTCTTAGGAGTTTGAAACTCAACAAACTCAGGGAATTGCTTTAAGAATTTAACATTAATCTCCGTGGGTTTTTGCTTCAAAACCTGTTTTCCTCGCTCGGTTATGATTACCATAGCGCGTTTTGGAGAATCCAGTAAGCCTGCTTTCTTCAGATATGTTCTAGCCCAGCCAATCCGATTTCCAAATAGAAAAGTCTGGCCACTGGGCAAGAGCTCACTTTTTTCTTCCTCTGTTAGTTTATACTGGCTGCTTAACGTTTCTACTAAATCGTTGAATTTATATTCACGACCATCCGCTACTAACTTCAGCAGTGGTAGCATGGCACTTTGATAATCTGGTATAGGCATGGAAACGTATTACAAATTTTTCCGAATATACTCTGTAGCAAGTATGCTTCAGTAAGCTTTATCTCCTTTTTCTAGTTGCCTGCACCAATCCGAAAACCATCTTGTTAACGAAAGCAACAGAACCTGACTGACCTGCAATGCCAATTCCACATAAACTCCTGAGCCGGAAAGACGAAATTACCGCCGACTTTCTCAAGCTACTGAATGAGCATTTTGACAATCTGCTGAGTGGCCGTACCGATCAAATGTTTCATAGCCGCGATTTTGCAGAACGGCTTTTCATTCATCCCACCCACCTCGGCAACACCATTAAGCTGACAATGGGTAAATCGCCCTGCGACCTGATGGAAGAACGTATGGTAGAAGAAGCGCAGAAAATGTTGCTCACCACTAACATGAGCGTAGCCGAAATTGGCAACCGACTCACTTATAGCGAGTCGACCAACTTCATCAAGTTTTTTAAGAGCATGACTGGTACAACACCCCTGCGGTATCGAAAACAGCATCTGTCAGAGTTGCAGGATCGTCTGCCGCAGGATCGCCTGCCGCAAACGATCTTGCAGTCAGAATTGGTACTTGCGTAAATTCTGGAAGATAGACCATTTTTTTAGTGCCAGTCGGTATCACCTTTGTCTTGTTAAACACAACCACTATGACAACGACAAAGATTGCGCTGGTAACCGGCGGCAGCCGTGGACTAGGTAAAGACATGGCGCTCAACCTCGCCAAGAAGGGGATTGACGTACTACTCACGTATAATAGCAAACAGGACGAAGCACAAGCTGTCGTTAGTGAAATTGAGCAGATGGGACAACGGGCCGCTGCGCTTCAACTCGACACGAGCAATGTAGCCTCATTCGACGCCTTTTTCGAGCAGGTTAAGCCAACCCTTGCCCAGACCTTCCAGGCTGAGCAATTCAACTTTCTGATTAATAACGCTGGGACTGCACTCTACGCTCCCTTCGCCGAAACAACCGAGGAACAGTTCGATCAGGTCTTCAACATTCACCTCAAAGGTGTTTTCTTCCTGACGCAGAAAGCTCTGCCTTTAATCGCTGACGGGGGACGTATCATTAACATATCGTCGGGATTGGCGCGGTTTTCCATGCCGGGTTCGTCGGCCTATGGCTCAATGAAAGGGGCTATTGAAACCCTGACCCGCTACCTGGCGAAAGAACTTGGTCCGCGTGGTATTGCTGCCAACGTAGTAGCACCGGGCGCTATTGCCACCGATTTCGGTGGAGGCCGCGTGCGCGACAATGCTGAACTCAATAAGCAGGTAGCCTCCGCAACCGCCCTGGGCCGCGTTGGTGTGGCCGAAGACATTGGTGGTGTGGTCGCCTTCCTCTGCACCGACGAAGCCCGCTGGATTAATGGTCAGCGGATTGAAGCGTCTGGGGGTATGAATTTGTAGTAACGTCGATTTAGCCAAAAAAGAAAAGCCGTGAGCTAGTTGATGCTTACGGCTTTTCTTTTTGTCTCTGCTTCCTCTTTTAGTCTTCCAACGTAACCGGATTTCTCACTTATATTCGAATTCGTTTTCTCCTTAATTTAGTTGTCAGCTTTCGCTACTAAGATTACTCATTGGTTTCTCCCGAACGTCTATTCATACCACTACAACTGTATGACAACAGGTGTATTTACTCCTCCCCCTAAACCGACGACCCGACAGCACCTGGACCGATGGAGCTTTCAAACGTTACGTTGGTCAAGTGTCTTACTTATAACCACCGTCTGGACCAGCGCGGCCTTGTTTGGACTTTATATTCTGGCCTATTATGCCTCGGCGCTGTACGAAGGCAAGATGGTTCGCTGGAATCAGGTACTGCCTCGCTTATACGAACCGAGCACAACTGCCGCGACTACGGGTATCGGCTTACACTTTGCCGCAGGAGGTATCATTCTGGTACTGGGTAGCATTCAACTGGTTGATGGTATTCGAGTGCGTTTTCCGGCGGTACACCGCTGGCTTGGCCGCGTGTACGTACTGGCTTGCCTGCTAACGGCCATTGGGGGCCTCACCTTCATCCTGCTTAAAGGCACCATTGGGGGAGCCGCGATGAACATTGGCTTTGCGCTGTATGGTCTGCTGATGCTGGTTTCAGCCGTGGCAACGTATCGTTACGCCGTTTTGGGTGATATAAATCGGCATCGGGCGTGGTCACTTCGGTTATATGCGCTGGCGATTGGCTCGTGGCTGTACCGGATCGACTACGGATTCTGGGTCATGCTAACGGATGGTCTGGGACACAACAATACCTTCAGTGGGCCATTTGACCGATTTATGGCGTTCTTCTTTTACCTGCCGAATTTACTTGTTGTCGAGCTATTCGTTCGGGCGGGGCATCGGCATGTAGCTCCCATAGCCCGATTCCTGGCTTCGTTCGTCCTGCTGTTCGTGACCACTTTCTTACTGGTTGGCACGTATTACTTCACGCTTTATTATTGGGGGCCGGCCATCGTGAATTGGGTAACGGGCGCTGAGCAGGTACTGGGGCAACCCGGTCATTAAAACAACAGGGCGGTTGTTCCGAGCGAACCCGGAACAACCGCCCTGTTTGTAAACTTTAGACTGTCTTACTTTATCTCACCGACCATGTCACCAGGGATCACCCACTGGTCGAACTCTTCGGGTGTTACATAGCCAAGCTGAACCGCCGTTTCTTTCAGCGTCGAGCCGTTTTTGTGAGCAGTCTGCGCGATTTCAGCCGCTTTGTAGTAGCCGATTTTGGTGTTCAGCGCCGTCACCAGCATTAGTGACGAATCAACGTGCTTTTTGATGTTGGCTTCGATGGGTTCGATGCCTTCCGCGCATTTGTCATTGAACGATACGCAGACGTCACCAATCAGGCGGGCCGAGTGCAGGAAGTTGTAGATCATGACCGGCTTGAACACGTTCAGTTCGAAATGACCCGTCATACCGCCAATGTTGATGGCTACGTCGTTCCCCATTACCTGCGCGGCCACCATCGTCATGGCTTCGCACTGGGTTGGGTTCACTTTACCCGGCATGATCGACGAGCCCGGCTCGTTGTCCGGAATGTGCAGCTCGCCAATGCCCGCCCGTGGTCCCGACGACAGCATCCGGATGTCGTTACCGATTTTCATCAGGCTGGCGGCAACGGTTTTCAATGCACCGTGGGCTTCCACAATGGCGTCGTGGGCCGCCAGCGCTTCAAATTTATTTTCGGCCGTAACGAACGGCAGTCCCGTCAGGTCGGCAATGTGTTTCGCTACGTTCTCCGAGTAACCCGCGGGGGTGTTGATGCCCGTGCCGACGGCCGTACCGCCCAGTGCCAGTTCGCTCAGGTGGGCCAGCGTGTTGTTGATTGCCCGCAGGCCGTGGTCCAGCTGTGATACGTAGCCCGAGAACTCCTGACCGACCGTCAACGGTGTAGCATCCATGAAGTGGGTCCGGCCGATCTTCACGACGTGCATAAACTGCTTTGCCTTGGCGTCGAGCGTATCGCGTAGTTTCTTAATGCCCGGAATCGTTACGTCCAGCAGGATTTTATAGGCGGCAATGTGCATAGCCGTCGGGAACGTATCGTTCGACGACTGCGACTTGTTTACATCATCGTTGGGATGCAGGAATTTCTTCTCGTCGGTGAGCTGACCGCCTTTCAGGACGTGACCCCGGTAGGCAACCACCTCATTCACGTTCATGTTTGATTGCGTACCCGAGCCCGTCTGCCATACCACCAGCGGAAACTGATCGTCCAGCGAACCGGTCAGAATTTCATCGCAAACCTGCCCGATCAGATCGCTTTTTTCCTGAGGCAGCACACCCGCGTCGAGGTTCGTCAGGGCCGCTGCTTTCTTCAGATAAGCAAATGCCTGAATGATCTCACGGGGCATTTTATTAATGTCCTGCGCAATTTTAAAGTTTTCGATTGAGCGCTGGGTTTGGGCGCCCCAGTAGACATTGGCCGGTACCTGTACCTGACCCATCGTGTCTTTCTCGATGCGGTATTCCATGTATAAAGGGTGAAAGAGCGAATGAGTGAAAGAGTGAGTGTTCCAGAGCCTTTCGCTCTTTCGCTCTTTCACCCTTTCACTCTTTAATTTCGCAAAGGTATGATGCAAGAGAACATGGTTGACGTGAATTCTTATCTTTGTCCAGTTGTTGTCAAGTAACAGAATGAAAACTGTCAAATAACGATGCATGTACCAATTCAGAAAATCATAGCTGGCCTTGGGGGCGACCGCTACTTAAAAAATCCGGTACGTCACGAATTTGACCTACTCACGCTAATTAGCCAGGGCTTGCCTATGGAGTCGGTTGCTTTCCTTCAGCAAAAACTTGGTTTTACGAACAAAGAGATGAGCCATATTCTAGCTATTTCTGAAAGTACGTATCAACGGAGAATCCGGACAAAATCGCGATTAACCCAGGACGAGACAGAAAAGGCTATATCGCTATCAGAGCTATACGCAAAAGGAATTGAAGTTTTCGAAGACCAAGCCGATTTCGACTATTGGCTCAATTCACCAATTCCAGCTTTGCAGGATAATAAACCCGTTGATTTGCTAAGCTCTATGCTGGGGCGAAAACAGGTCATGAACGTGTTAAACGCTCTACTACATGGCCTATTTTCATAAAAGGTCGCTGTAAATGAAAGAGCGATCGTCTATAAGAGCGTGTTGGGGAATTACATTTGGTTCAAACCTCAAATACGCTGTAGTATCACTTGAATGTTAGCCAAATACAGCCAGTTGACCGAAGAAGCTACCGTATACTCATAGTCCTTGACGATCCGGCGGAAGAAATTGGTCCAAGCGATGCTGCGTTCGACTACCCATCGCTTAGCTACTGGTACAAAGCCTTGAGCGGACTCGGGACGCGAGGCTTTTTCAAATACAATACTCCACCCCTCCAACTCACGGGCAAACACGCCGTTATAAGCTTGATCGCCGTAGATTTTCTCCAGCCGTTCGCCTACGCGCTGACCTCCCCCCGGAAAAGCGTTCCAGTATAAAGTAGAGAAAATCGGGCGATTTGGATTAACTTAAATCAAACAAATCGTCATGAAGAAAACCAAGTTCACCGAAGCGCAAATCGTCTTTGCTCTCAAGCAAGCTGAGACCGGAGTAGCCGTGGCTGAAGTATGCCGCAAAATGGGAATTAGCGAGGCTACCTATTACAATTGGAAGAAGAAGTATGGCGGATTGGGTGTTGCCGAACTGCACCGATTACGCCAGTTGGAAGAAGAAAACCGTCAGCTGAAACAGCTAGTGGCCGACCTGAGCCTGGACAAACAAATGCTTCAGGATGTGCTCAAAAAAAAGCTTTGAGGCCAGTTCAGCAAAGGAAACTGGCCTCAAGTTTAATGGAAAACTATCGCGTTTCAGCCCGTCGTGCCTGCTCTGTTATTCAATTCCGTCGATCCTCTTTGCAGTTCAAGTCTCGTCGTCGAGATGACTCCGTGATCCGGAAACGAATCAAAGAAATTGCCCAAGTAAGGGTTCGGTACGGTTATCAGCGGATTTATGTGCTGTTGCGCCGGGAAGGCTGGCGTGACAACCACAAAAGGGTCTATAGGGTGTATTGTGAAGAAGGATTGCATCTCAGAAGCAAGCGTCCCCGTCGTAATCGAGCCGCTGCCCACCGGTTAGAGCGCCCCCAACTCTCCAGTATCCATCAGTGCTGGAGCATGGACTTTGTGGCTGATCAGCTATTTGATGGCCGAAAAATCCGGGCCTTAACTGTAGTCGATAATTATAGTCGCCAGTGCTTAGCCATCCATGTCGGCCAATCATTAAAGGGTGAAGACGTGGTGGCCGTAATGAATCACTTAAAAATTGTAGATTTGGCTGTACCCGAACGGATTCAAGTGGACAATGGCAGTGAATTTATCTCAAAGTTCCTGGACAAGTGGGCTTATGATAACAAAGTGACGCTGGACTTTTCAAGGCCAGGAAAGCCAACGGATAATGCGTTTATCGAGTCATTTAATGGTAGTTTCCGGGACGAGTGCTTGAACGCTCACTGGTTCTTATCGCTAGACGATGCTCGGGAAAAAATTGAACACTGGAGGCAAGAATATAATAGCTTCCGCCCCCACAGCTCTCTTGGTGGTTTAACCCCAGATGAGGTTGGAAAGGGAAAAGAAAAACCAACACATGAACGTCCGATCCTCAATCTTTGAGCGGAACGCTTTTCGGGTGGACCTCATGAACGATCCTCAATCTTTGAGCGGAACGCTTTTCGGGTGGACCTCAGAACGTCCGATCCTCAATCTTTGAGCGGAACGCTTTTCGGGTGGACCTCACGCGCCACAGCATGTTGGTGATCAATGGCACGGCTAAGGGGCCGTCAGCCTCGTTAGCCGCCGATACGTCAGCTACCCACAAGCGCCCCTGGGTATCCACGATTAGAGTTCGTTTGCGGCCATTGATACGCTTGTTGCCGTCTAGACCGCGCTGTTCACAGATCATGGGATGCAACTTAACGCTTTGTGAATCAATGCATAGTACTGATGGATGACTTGCTCGTCCGGCTTGCTGACGGTCGAGTTGATTCAAAGCAGCGTTGATCTGCTCAAATATACCAGCCTGTTTCCACTGATCGAAATAGTAGTACACCGCCTGCCAGTGTGGCCAATGCGAGGGCAGGTTACGCCACTGACAGCCGGTTCGAAGCAACCACAACAAGGCGTCTACGATGTGGCGCAAATTATGAGTCCGCTTGCGTCGAAGGTCAAAGAAAGGCGAAATTGCGGCCCATTGAGGGTCGGTCAGTGGTTGCCACTGTTTAGTCATTGCTTCATGTCTTGGTCGACACAAAGTTGACACGACTCTCAAGCTTTCTCAATTCCCCAACACGCTCTAAAGATCAGGTCAATCTATTTTCACCTCTATGAAATTATATCGCATTACGGCAACGAAATACGCCAGCGATCTTACTGGAACAGGAGGGCTATTCGGACCTGGTCGTTGGCATCGGGAAGGCACCCGAATTTTATACGTAGCCGAATATATATCACTGGCAAAACTTGAGGTTCTGGCAAACTCACGGGTAATTCCTGCGAATCAATCTTTGGTAACGGTCGAGGTTCCGGAGACAGCCAGTATTACGGCCGTTGACACCGACAGTTTACCCTCCGACTGGCAAAAGATTCCTTACCTGGAAGAACTAGCCGATATAACCGAGCGATGGCTAAGTGAGCGTCAGTTCTGGATGATGCGCGTACCATCCGTCCACTCCCCCGCCGAATTTAATTACCTGCTCAACCCACTACATCCCGAGCACACTACGCTCAAACTGCTCAGCATCGAACCGCACGGATTCGACTCCCGGCTTAAGTAATTGTCTAGTTACCAATTGTCTATGAGGTACTGTGCCTTCTGGTAAGCTAGACTGAACGTATCAGAATAGCTTACTGGCTGGGACAATCCTTGTCCATCTTTTCTTCGCGAAACAGCAAAAAAATAGCGGATAATTTAAAAAAATCATCCGCTATAAACTATGAATTAAGACGTAGTTATTCTTTGTCGATCGACCCAACAACGCGTTTCATGAATGTATTCAACGCATCCTTCTGACTCGCGCCTTCCCGGATTAGTTTATTTACTTCAATGGCACCGTACATATTGGAAATCAATTCACCAATAACGTCTAACTCTTCGTCTTTCAACGTCGGCAATTCAGTGAGATTTTCCAGCGTTTCAATTGTTTCAAGCACAAAATCTTCGTCGTTCGTCTCAATAAACTGAACTAAATGCTTAATTACTGGCAACTTCATTGAGCAACGAGGATAAGGCTTCCATTTTATTTGTCTGCACCTGATTGACCAGTTTACCGTTTTTAAAAGCGGCAAACGTTGGCAGGTTCGTTACGTTCGCTAATTTCCGCGACTCTGGGAAATTTTCTGCATCGGCAATAATAAACTGAACACCTTCGGTTTCAGAGGCCAGTTTTTTAAATTTTGGCTTCATGATCCGGCAGTTTCCGCACCACGAAGCGGAATATTGTACCAGAACAACATCGTTCGTTCCAACGATATCGAGCAGATTATCTTGATCTAATTCCTGTACCATGTTTGTTGTCGGTTAAATTAATTAGCAGACAAATAGCTGGCTACGCCATCGCGGGTAGCGTTCATCGCATCTTTACCCTCTTCCCAGTTAGCCGGACAAACTTCACCGAACTTCTGTACGTGTGCATACGCATCGATCAGGCGCAGATACTCCTTCACATTGCGGCCCAGCGGCATGTCGTTAACGCTCTCATGGAAGATTTTACCGTCTTCGTCAACCAGGTAAGTAGCCCGGTACGTTACGTTTGAGCCTTCCAGCATCATCGAATCATATTCTTCGTTGTAAACCGCTTTCTGAACGTCCAGGATACCTAGTACGTTCGACAGGTTGCGGGTCGTATCGGCCAGAATTGGATACGTAACGCCCTCGATACCGCCATTGTCTTTCGCCGTGTTCAACCAGGCAAAGTGAACTTCGTTGGTGTCGCACGAAGCACCAATAACAATTGTATTACGAGACTCAAACTCGGGCAGGGCCTCCTGAAATGCGTGCAATTCGGTTGGACAAACGAACGTAAAATCTTTTGGATACCAGAACAGTACAACTTTTTTACCTTTCATTGTAGCCTCTTTCAGGACGTTGATTTTCATATCATCGCCCATGTGATCCATAGCGTCTACCGTAATATCCGGGAACTGTTTTCCAACTAAGCTCATCTCTTTATTTGGTTGTATTATTGAGAATAGGTTACCTCTTTTATTATGCAAATATACATCATCAGGGGGCATGACTTTTATCTATATTTCCTATTTATATATAGCCCTGCTCTATAATTGATTAATTCGTAGTTCTGATTGGTACAAGAAAAGATGATACTTTGCTTTTAATTAGAAAAAATAGAACTCTTCAAATTAACTTGATTTTAATCAGGAAATTTTATGACGAATAAAGGAGGTATTTTTCCGATGTGTGGAGCTTTAAAATCAAAAACTCAAGTAGTTAAATGGGAGGTATTAAATAATTTAAATTATAATACGAATAATTTAAACTTTACTGTGGTAGTAGTATTTTTTCAGGTTAATTAAATATAGTAGCTAAAGCATTTGTCAGTTTAGATAAATTGAATAAGTACAGAGTTGCAGAGCGCCTTTGCTAGTAGTACGGTAGTCTGATCATCACACAGCAGGCTACAACTTTTTACCTGCGCCCAGGCAGATCACGGCTAATAGATTAACGTAGTACCTGCTGATGACCAAACCCTTCATCCTGGAGCGCCAATGCCTTTGTGGCCGCCCGGTAGAGAATGCTGGGGCAGAGTCCTTTAGCAATTTTTCAAAAAAATTTCTCTTCATATGTAGAGCTTTTTTATAAACTCAAGGTTACCGATACGTCTGTCCTATCAACACTGCCTACCGCTTAGTATATATATCAGATAGCTTGTTACCTCAAGTTACCCTTTCACAGCAACTGTCTTTTCGGGAGCGTTAATC encodes:
- a CDS encoding DUF819 domain-containing protein — translated: MNEPLITNDAITLGILLVLLTLIFRTSQSAHPGWQKFYTYVPALLLCYIFPAALNSLNIVSGEQSVLYKVSTTYLLPAALVLLTSTADLRAILRLGNKALVTFMAGTIGIILGAPIALLIVMWLLPGFREQAIANEYWKGLVTISGSWIGGSSSQLALKEIYGCSEPLFAIILVVDAVVSTTWTACLIYGAAYKDKIDGWLRADTRSIEEVKERILQFKEEPDRPANLLDLSTILALGFGGGALAYGLAYWLSTNLQPYKASLATYGLDPFTSNFLWVVILSTSLGIGLSFTRLRKLEKLGTTDLATLFVYFLIMTIGMRLDLSNLGGNPGLFLVAVIWMLIHILVMLITARIIRAPYFFVAVGSQANIGGVSTAPAVASIFHPALAPVGVLLAVLSHVLGTYGGLITGWLMRLTF
- a CDS encoding DUF2306 domain-containing protein, whose product is MTTGVFTPPPKPTTRQHLDRWSFQTLRWSSVLLITTVWTSAALFGLYILAYYASALYEGKMVRWNQVLPRLYEPSTTAATTGIGLHFAAGGIILVLGSIQLVDGIRVRFPAVHRWLGRVYVLACLLTAIGGLTFILLKGTIGGAAMNIGFALYGLLMLVSAVATYRYAVLGDINRHRAWSLRLYALAIGSWLYRIDYGFWVMLTDGLGHNNTFSGPFDRFMAFFFYLPNLLVVELFVRAGHRHVAPIARFLASFVLLFVTTFLLVGTYYFTLYYWGPAIVNWVTGAEQVLGQPGH
- the fumC gene encoding class II fumarate hydratase gives rise to the protein MEYRIEKDTMGQVQVPANVYWGAQTQRSIENFKIAQDINKMPREIIQAFAYLKKAAALTNLDAGVLPQEKSDLIGQVCDEILTGSLDDQFPLVVWQTGSGTQSNMNVNEVVAYRGHVLKGGQLTDEKKFLHPNDDVNKSQSSNDTFPTAMHIAAYKILLDVTIPGIKKLRDTLDAKAKQFMHVVKIGRTHFMDATPLTVGQEFSGYVSQLDHGLRAINNTLAHLSELALGGTAVGTGINTPAGYSENVAKHIADLTGLPFVTAENKFEALAAHDAIVEAHGALKTVAASLMKIGNDIRMLSSGPRAGIGELHIPDNEPGSSIMPGKVNPTQCEAMTMVAAQVMGNDVAINIGGMTGHFELNVFKPVMIYNFLHSARLIGDVCVSFNDKCAEGIEPIEANIKKHVDSSLMLVTALNTKIGYYKAAEIAQTAHKNGSTLKETAVQLGYVTPEEFDQWVIPGDMVGEIK
- a CDS encoding restriction endonuclease, translating into MPIPDYQSAMLPLLKLVADGREYKFNDLVETLSSQYKLTEEEKSELLPSGQTFLFGNRIGWARTYLKKAGLLDSPKRAMVIITERGKQVLKQKPTEINVKFLKQFPEFVEFQTPKKEEVAVDLTASLTDENIQQTPEETLDSAYERIRKTLAQDLLNKVISLPPAFFEKLVVELLVKMGYGGSIQDAGRALVTGKSGDEGIDGTIKEDKLGLDVIYIQAKRWAPGNVVGRPELHKFVGALAGQGAKKGVFITTSNFSREALEYVPRNETKIALIDGEQLAQLMIDYNLGVTLQQTYEIKRMDNDYFGE
- a CDS encoding antitoxin Xre-like helix-turn-helix domain-containing protein, with the translated sequence MHVPIQKIIAGLGGDRYLKNPVRHEFDLLTLISQGLPMESVAFLQQKLGFTNKEMSHILAISESTYQRRIRTKSRLTQDETEKAISLSELYAKGIEVFEDQADFDYWLNSPIPALQDNKPVDLLSSMLGRKQVMNVLNALLHGLFS
- a CDS encoding SDR family NAD(P)-dependent oxidoreductase, which produces MTTTKIALVTGGSRGLGKDMALNLAKKGIDVLLTYNSKQDEAQAVVSEIEQMGQRAAALQLDTSNVASFDAFFEQVKPTLAQTFQAEQFNFLINNAGTALYAPFAETTEEQFDQVFNIHLKGVFFLTQKALPLIADGGRIINISSGLARFSMPGSSAYGSMKGAIETLTRYLAKELGPRGIAANVVAPGAIATDFGGGRVRDNAELNKQVASATALGRVGVAEDIGGVVAFLCTDEARWINGQRIEASGGMNL
- a CDS encoding PD40 domain-containing protein gives rise to the protein MKKTFFLACLIPALLGCDILGLNDYHQGTFPKEVVNLGDINSVDDDYNSTAPSYGDVVPLVFSSKRGGRKDFNLVRETLNYSFSRKSGKFTLDNKPYGGLHVVEEQMPISWAADKANSNDNELGPYLLSYDRDLRQDGFATHYAEYLLLFASDRTGNLDVYLTHNYQNVPTNQPVTSGSTTINNKPFAAPLPLPFLNSPADDGYPTFDKDRSAIYFTSNRAGSFAIYRATLPAIAPTELQTNLPTLTDVPVERVPELASAGETKCPFIQDETIVFTSNRPGGYGGYDLYYSKWNGSHWSAPVNFGPSINTSYDEYRPILHRNMEYTNKLLIFSSNRPGGKGGFDLYRAGVSL
- a CDS encoding IS3 family transposase (programmed frameshift), encoding MKKTKFTEAQIVFALKQAETGVAVAEVCRKMGISEATYYNWKKKYGGLGVAELHRLRQLEEENRQLKQLVADLSLDKQMLQDGAQKKALRPVQQRKLASSLMENYRVSARRACSVIQFRRSSLQFKSRRRDDSVIRKRIKEIAQVRVRYGYQRIYVLLRREGWRDNHKRVYRVYCEEGLHLRSKRPRRNRAAAHRLERPQLSSIHQCWSMDFVADQLFDGRKIRALTVVDNYSRQCLAIHVGQSLKGEDVVAVMNHLKIVDLAVPERIQVDNGSEFISKFLDKWAYDNKVTLDFSRPGKPTDNAFIESFNGSFRDECLNAHWFLSLDDAREKIEHWRQEYNSFRPHSSLGGLTPDEVGKGKEKPTHERPILNL
- a CDS encoding helix-turn-helix domain-containing protein; translated protein: MPIPHKLLSRKDEITADFLKLLNEHFDNLLSGRTDQMFHSRDFAERLFIHPTHLGNTIKLTMGKSPCDLMEERMVEEAQKMLLTTNMSVAEIGNRLTYSESTNFIKFFKSMTGTTPLRYRKQHLSELQDRLPQDRLPQTILQSELVLA